Proteins encoded by one window of Tunturibacter psychrotolerans:
- a CDS encoding DsbA family protein produces the protein MQIAVKPFRTLIFALTLAALGCHAQTPTQTAADGPGKLSPELVRRVEVMIRSHAPIPAGYVIQVGPRTKSEVPGFDKISVSFLSDGKSSKPTDFLISTDGNTLAQFSKFDISKDPKLLVSGDGRPARGGPANAPVLIVGFDDLECPYCAKMHEQLFPALTERYKDQIHIVYRDFPLDQHPWAMRAAIDTNCVGAKSATGYWNLVDYIHAHAADLGGAEKSLAKANEALDTLTRDEGKKQNLDADALNACIAKQDATAIKESIKLGESLGVDSTPALFINGEKVEGAQPVEDVYRMIDSALVASGQTPPPPPTKTPIQAQPQTPPATKPGN, from the coding sequence GTGCAGATTGCTGTGAAGCCGTTCCGAACCCTCATCTTTGCCCTTACGCTGGCCGCCCTCGGCTGCCATGCCCAGACTCCGACACAGACCGCCGCAGACGGCCCCGGGAAGCTCTCGCCGGAGCTCGTGCGCCGCGTCGAGGTGATGATCCGGTCCCACGCCCCGATTCCGGCAGGCTATGTCATCCAGGTCGGACCTCGCACCAAAAGCGAGGTGCCGGGCTTCGACAAGATCAGCGTCTCGTTTCTTTCGGACGGCAAGTCGAGCAAACCGACAGACTTTTTGATTTCGACTGACGGCAATACCTTAGCTCAGTTCAGCAAGTTCGACATCAGCAAGGATCCGAAGCTTCTGGTGAGTGGAGACGGCCGTCCGGCGCGCGGCGGTCCGGCAAACGCTCCCGTGCTGATCGTTGGATTCGACGACCTGGAATGCCCCTACTGCGCCAAGATGCACGAGCAGTTGTTTCCGGCACTGACGGAGCGCTACAAAGATCAGATTCACATCGTCTATCGCGACTTTCCGCTCGATCAGCATCCATGGGCCATGCGCGCGGCAATTGACACAAACTGCGTCGGCGCGAAGAGCGCGACGGGTTATTGGAATCTGGTGGACTATATCCACGCCCATGCCGCCGATCTGGGCGGTGCGGAGAAGAGTCTCGCGAAGGCCAACGAGGCGCTCGACACGCTGACGCGCGATGAAGGAAAGAAGCAGAATTTGGACGCCGACGCACTCAATGCATGCATCGCGAAGCAGGATGCAACCGCGATCAAGGAGTCGATCAAACTCGGCGAAAGCCTGGGCGTAGACTCGACTCCCGCACTGTTTATCAATGGCGAAAAGGTGGAAGGAGCACAGCCGGTAGAAGACGTGTATCGTATGATCGATAGCGCGCTGGTTGCCTCCGGGCAGACGCCGCCGCCACCGCCAACGAAGACACCAATTCAGGCACAGCCTCAAACCCCGCCGGCGACCAAACCCGGCAACTAG
- the bamA gene encoding outer membrane protein assembly factor BamA, which yields MRIFTVNRESGSSLNSKTKTVCTRSRRSRIAYAAYLIAFTAMAASSLSAPSLSAQTGSPSGNVETLCQPQVIGNRRIPKESVLARLYSRQNDLYDPLVVERDFNSLWNTGYFDDVRIERVDTPKCVQLVIYVKEKPTIREINYKGLGAVTQSDILDRFKKAKVPLSVESQYDPTKIKRAEVVLRDLLAEHGHQFATIRTEVKTIPPAAVAITFNIKEGPTVKVGKIAFQGNNSLSDRTLRGAMKNLRPIGIPHSIILENLFARTFDASKLDEDTERVRQAYRDRGYFKALTSDPTTHIRDAGGINPFTLHPSKGKRIDILMPVEEGARYKLGGITFTGNTHVPNTKALRSQFVQKDGEYFNATQFGKGLDQLRKAYGELGYINFVGTPVPQIDEAKKTITLNIDIDEGKPFYVSRIEFTGNTITRDKVIRRELLLEEGQVYNSRLWDLSILRLNQLNYFEALKAEQDSESRQNTDDGTVDLLLKLKEKGKNSIGLNGGISGLSGTFVGLNYETNNFLGLGETLSVQANIGDLSRNLSLGFTEPYLRDKPISIGAQVFASKYDFNPSKSQSATGQAAGNLTTAQQSLLTNYNQSTTGLTVSSSEPLRHLFSRTGVTRVGISYSLSRSSVTTFNQNTTNVFQSLAFRSGVAGQNQLTGIITSVVTPSFTFSSLDRAVGPHHGKDFNVSVQLAGVGGNVKYYSPIASYRQFFPMKGLRVSSDGHNVLGYRIQLAHTSGFGGEVAPPTHRLYSGGESDLRGFDIRSVGPYTFIPNKVQFILTNPDGTSVPRDPTNPALGPVQIPLPIYRMVSIGGDTQLVANLEYRIPIVNQVTFAFFNDFGMTFDAQHGQLRQSTAGQSLINGAQYGCPTIINGACFGGQSVKFPDLLTIVPGTNYVPRDSLGAELQVILPVVNAPFRIFYAYNPLRLYKTVPQQLAVPNSGPDNVNTFKSYFPSDGSGQFSYQQALQFYGADYILREPRKTFRLTVSTTF from the coding sequence GTGCGTATCTTTACCGTGAATCGAGAGAGCGGAAGCTCCCTGAATAGTAAGACCAAGACTGTGTGCACGCGCTCCAGACGCTCCCGCATCGCTTATGCCGCGTACTTGATTGCGTTTACGGCGATGGCCGCTTCGTCGCTCTCGGCCCCGTCGCTCTCCGCTCAGACCGGATCGCCGTCGGGCAACGTGGAGACACTATGCCAGCCTCAGGTGATCGGTAATCGACGCATCCCGAAGGAGTCCGTGCTGGCCAGGCTCTACAGCCGGCAGAACGACCTGTACGACCCGCTGGTGGTGGAGCGGGACTTCAACTCGCTCTGGAATACGGGCTACTTCGATGACGTGCGGATTGAACGGGTCGATACCCCTAAGTGCGTGCAGCTGGTGATCTACGTTAAAGAGAAGCCGACGATTCGCGAGATCAACTACAAGGGTCTCGGCGCGGTCACGCAGTCTGACATTCTGGACCGGTTCAAGAAGGCCAAGGTGCCGCTGTCGGTCGAAAGCCAGTACGACCCCACCAAGATCAAGCGCGCCGAGGTGGTGCTCAGGGACCTATTGGCGGAGCATGGACACCAGTTCGCTACGATCAGGACCGAAGTGAAGACAATTCCGCCGGCAGCTGTGGCGATTACCTTCAATATTAAAGAAGGGCCTACCGTGAAGGTGGGCAAGATCGCGTTTCAGGGGAACAATAGCCTGAGCGATCGCACGCTGCGCGGGGCCATGAAGAACCTGCGTCCCATCGGGATTCCGCACTCGATCATTCTGGAGAATCTGTTTGCGCGGACCTTCGACGCAAGCAAGCTGGACGAAGACACCGAGCGCGTACGCCAGGCCTACCGGGACCGCGGCTACTTCAAGGCTCTGACCAGCGATCCGACGACCCACATCCGGGACGCGGGCGGGATCAATCCCTTTACGCTGCATCCGTCCAAAGGAAAGCGAATCGATATTCTGATGCCGGTGGAGGAGGGCGCGCGCTATAAGCTCGGCGGAATTACCTTCACCGGGAACACGCATGTGCCGAACACGAAGGCGTTGCGGTCCCAGTTTGTGCAGAAGGACGGCGAATACTTCAACGCGACCCAGTTCGGCAAGGGGCTGGATCAGTTACGCAAAGCCTATGGCGAGCTCGGATATATCAACTTCGTCGGAACACCGGTGCCCCAGATCGATGAGGCGAAGAAGACGATTACGCTGAACATCGATATCGATGAGGGCAAGCCGTTCTATGTGTCGCGGATCGAGTTTACCGGCAACACCATTACGCGCGACAAGGTAATTCGCCGCGAGCTGCTGCTCGAAGAGGGACAGGTCTATAACAGCAGGCTCTGGGACCTTTCGATCCTGCGCTTGAATCAGTTGAACTACTTCGAAGCGTTGAAAGCGGAGCAGGATTCGGAAAGCCGCCAGAATACCGATGACGGAACAGTCGATCTGCTGCTGAAGCTGAAGGAAAAAGGTAAGAACTCGATCGGCTTGAACGGCGGTATCAGCGGATTGTCAGGAACCTTTGTTGGTTTGAACTATGAGACCAATAACTTCCTTGGTTTGGGCGAAACGCTCTCCGTGCAGGCAAATATCGGCGACTTGTCGCGCAATCTGAGCCTGGGATTCACTGAGCCGTATCTACGGGATAAGCCGATTTCGATAGGCGCACAGGTGTTCGCCAGCAAGTATGACTTCAATCCGTCGAAGAGCCAGTCCGCGACCGGCCAGGCGGCGGGAAATCTGACGACGGCGCAACAGTCGCTGCTGACCAACTATAACCAGTCGACGACGGGTTTGACGGTCTCGTCGAGTGAGCCGCTCCGGCATCTGTTTTCACGGACCGGTGTGACCCGTGTCGGTATTTCGTACTCGCTGTCGCGGTCTTCGGTGACGACGTTCAACCAGAATACGACCAACGTGTTTCAGTCGCTGGCCTTCCGGTCGGGCGTAGCGGGGCAGAATCAGCTGACGGGCATCATTACTTCGGTGGTGACACCGAGCTTTACGTTCTCGAGCCTCGATCGTGCGGTTGGACCGCATCACGGCAAGGACTTCAACGTGTCCGTGCAGTTGGCAGGCGTAGGCGGAAACGTCAAATACTACTCGCCAATCGCCAGCTACCGCCAGTTCTTCCCGATGAAGGGGCTGAGGGTCAGCAGTGATGGCCACAATGTGCTGGGATATCGTATCCAGCTGGCTCATACGTCGGGCTTTGGGGGCGAGGTTGCTCCGCCGACGCATCGTCTCTACAGCGGCGGCGAGTCGGATCTTCGCGGGTTCGATATCCGGTCAGTCGGTCCTTACACCTTCATTCCGAATAAAGTTCAGTTCATTCTGACCAATCCGGATGGAACTTCGGTTCCGCGCGATCCGACGAACCCGGCCCTTGGTCCCGTACAGATTCCGTTGCCGATCTACCGCATGGTGTCCATCGGTGGAGATACGCAGCTGGTAGCGAACCTGGAATACCGGATTCCGATCGTCAACCAGGTGACGTTTGCTTTCTTCAACGACTTCGGTATGACCTTCGACGCGCAGCACGGCCAGTTGCGCCAGAGCACGGCGGGTCAGTCGCTGATCAATGGCGCTCAGTATGGATGCCCGACGATTATCAACGGCGCCTGCTTTGGTGGCCAGTCGGTGAAGTTCCCGGACCTGCTGACGATTGTGCCAGGGACAAACTACGTTCCGCGCGACTCCCTCGGCGCCGAACTGCAGGTGATTCTGCCGGTGGTCAACGCGCCGTTCCGCATCTTCTACGCCTACAACCCGCTGCGTCTTTACAAGACCGTTCCGCAGCAGCTTGCCGTGCCGAACTCTGGTCCGGACAACGTGAATACCTTCAAGAGCTACTTCCCGAGCGATGGATCAGGCCAGTTCAGCTATCAGCAGGCGCTGCAGTTCTATGGGGCGGATTACATCCTGCGCGAGCCGAGGAAGACGTTTCGTCTGACGGTGAGCACGACCTTCTAG
- a CDS encoding Gfo/Idh/MocA family protein: protein MTQSPVRFAILGFGHHAVKRLLPAFPKCDLATLGGMWRRDHAAALQNCAEYKIPHCFQTREELCSSPDVDAVFITSPDAMHLDDTLLALKHGKAVLCEKPLAMSAAEAEEMNAAARAAGLLFGVAQNFRYNRSLEWMRDQIAAGRIGKPQLARAEYCYAANNSSRKWIVDATLAYGGPIGDVGVHCIDALRFVLGNDVVSVSTLARKDASSGEVEAVASLQMEMTGDVFATVTTSARTPYRSFVEVNGSDGVMYSEGGLTVDRPVQIVVRRGGDVEETVTLDNGDGYTRMLDGFAAALRGGNDFAATGEDAIHNMQALDAAMRSWRSGARELL, encoded by the coding sequence ATGACGCAGTCGCCGGTGCGGTTCGCGATTCTTGGCTTCGGCCACCATGCAGTCAAGCGACTCTTGCCGGCGTTTCCCAAATGCGACCTCGCGACGCTCGGTGGGATGTGGCGAAGGGATCACGCGGCTGCACTCCAGAACTGCGCCGAGTATAAGATTCCTCATTGCTTCCAGACGCGGGAGGAGCTTTGCTCTTCGCCCGATGTGGATGCTGTCTTCATCACGTCGCCAGACGCAATGCACCTCGACGATACGTTACTGGCATTGAAGCATGGCAAGGCTGTGCTCTGCGAAAAGCCGCTGGCGATGAGCGCGGCAGAGGCTGAAGAGATGAACGCCGCTGCCAGGGCGGCTGGACTGCTCTTCGGCGTTGCGCAAAACTTTCGCTATAACCGCAGTCTGGAGTGGATGCGAGATCAGATTGCGGCAGGACGCATCGGTAAGCCGCAGCTCGCGCGTGCAGAGTACTGCTACGCGGCCAACAACTCTTCCAGAAAGTGGATTGTCGACGCGACCCTGGCCTACGGCGGTCCGATTGGAGACGTCGGCGTGCACTGCATCGACGCGCTGCGCTTTGTTCTCGGCAACGATGTGGTGAGTGTCAGTACATTGGCCCGGAAGGACGCGTCTTCGGGCGAAGTGGAAGCGGTTGCCTCCCTGCAGATGGAGATGACCGGCGATGTCTTCGCGACTGTGACGACGAGCGCACGTACACCCTACCGCTCGTTTGTGGAGGTGAACGGGAGCGACGGGGTGATGTACTCCGAGGGAGGCCTGACCGTCGACCGTCCCGTGCAAATCGTTGTGCGTCGAGGTGGCGACGTAGAAGAGACCGTCACCCTGGACAATGGTGACGGCTACACCCGGATGCTCGATGGTTTCGCGGCGGCCCTGCGCGGTGGCAATGACTTCGCGGCCACCGGCGAAGACGCCATTCACAATATGCAAGCGCTCGATGCAGCAATGAGGAGTTGGCGGAGTGGGGCTCGCGAGCTCCTGTAA
- a CDS encoding RDD family protein encodes MNSAQRDLLPLDEAPAETEAAAPFALREQVAQRLAAHRARRTQQSNSSVTPIAHPNTGKSRSSRIAETVAERYANSPSYRTFLAEQAEAAIREAKAAAEVAALSAQAIADAQYQLLAELDQWTLTPPTPAPVPPSPAPKLSTAETLIVEDLALGRLADAPSSSPGLTVKLYEDVSRAPFQEAVSSPSRPLIYETRGAYAAANEEETLALDEEIAFRQAPVFEESGPPIEIPANLIEFPRQLVAARKARPRLAEGPLREDADQAPHNVPAAQLRIFEVEAAQISTSPVVESVTPEWSSILLAAHPVSAPVETREAPFQPEHRPEAAPLNLRLMASVVDGCIITASFFVFVAAVAFTVGKLSGNPASLAVSIVPMSLQTAAIGTAGTLAVLTLLYQLLFFTFSETTPGMRYARIGLCTLSDDNPTRSAMRRRIFATVLAACPLGIGFLWAWMDEDGLGWHDRISRMYQRSY; translated from the coding sequence ATGAACTCTGCACAGCGTGACCTGTTACCACTTGACGAAGCCCCGGCCGAAACGGAAGCGGCCGCACCCTTTGCACTGAGGGAACAGGTAGCGCAGCGCCTTGCCGCGCACCGCGCCCGGCGTACTCAGCAATCAAATTCCTCCGTCACTCCCATCGCGCATCCAAACACAGGGAAGTCACGCTCGTCCCGCATCGCCGAAACCGTCGCTGAACGCTATGCCAACTCCCCCAGTTACCGCACCTTCCTCGCCGAGCAGGCTGAAGCCGCCATTCGCGAAGCCAAAGCCGCGGCCGAGGTTGCAGCGCTCAGTGCGCAGGCCATTGCCGACGCGCAGTATCAGCTCCTTGCCGAACTCGATCAGTGGACGCTCACGCCGCCTACGCCCGCCCCGGTCCCGCCATCGCCAGCACCTAAACTCAGCACTGCAGAAACCCTGATCGTCGAAGATCTGGCGCTCGGTCGTTTGGCGGACGCTCCATCGTCGTCTCCGGGCCTCACCGTGAAGCTCTACGAAGACGTAAGCCGCGCCCCCTTTCAGGAAGCAGTCTCTTCCCCGAGCCGTCCGTTGATCTACGAAACTCGTGGAGCCTACGCAGCTGCCAACGAAGAGGAAACGCTCGCCCTCGACGAAGAGATTGCGTTCCGCCAAGCCCCCGTGTTTGAAGAGTCCGGTCCACCGATCGAGATTCCTGCGAATCTGATCGAGTTTCCTCGCCAGCTTGTAGCTGCGCGCAAAGCCCGTCCACGTCTCGCCGAGGGCCCCCTCCGCGAAGACGCCGACCAGGCTCCTCACAACGTCCCTGCGGCACAGCTTCGCATCTTCGAGGTTGAAGCTGCGCAGATCTCCACCTCCCCGGTTGTGGAATCTGTCACGCCCGAATGGTCCTCCATTTTGCTTGCGGCCCATCCGGTATCGGCTCCGGTCGAAACCCGCGAAGCCCCCTTCCAGCCTGAGCACAGGCCCGAAGCCGCTCCACTCAACCTGCGCCTGATGGCCTCCGTCGTCGACGGCTGCATCATCACAGCCTCCTTCTTCGTCTTCGTCGCGGCCGTCGCGTTCACAGTGGGTAAGCTCTCAGGCAATCCCGCAAGCCTCGCCGTCAGCATCGTTCCCATGAGCCTGCAGACTGCAGCTATCGGCACGGCCGGCACTCTGGCTGTCCTTACGCTGCTCTATCAACTGCTCTTCTTCACCTTCAGCGAGACCACCCCGGGTATGCGCTACGCCCGCATTGGCCTCTGCACGCTGTCGGACGACAACCCTACGCGGTCGGCCATGCGCCGCCGCATCTTCGCCACGGTGCTCGCCGCCTGCCCGCTGGGCATTGGCTTTCTCTGGGCATGGATGGACGAAGACGGCCTCGGCTGGCACGACCGCATCTCTCGCATGTACCAACGCAGCTACTAG
- a CDS encoding LPS-assembly protein LptD, with amino-acid sequence MVPAASHPHLWAQQVTTQATPLAEDQQSSSSLPDAPGARQYPVAEVLPNNDDSTDVTLESDGDQSKTGSVFSLDKNVVIHYRDRVIQADHVEFNEDSGELTATGHLHVSGGANHEDLTASHGTMNLKNQTATFYDVTGSVGLKGAGAGRTLTYSSSNPFLFTGRMVVRTGPQSYEIYDGTLTTCQLPNPDWMLNAGKFTVDSEKAKAQNSIFRLMNIPVLFLPYVTHPVDSEQRQTGFMIPVPGYSSTKGFTLGEEFYWAINRSTDLTVGAQYYSLRGWEQSATFRYRGLGNNFAKARYTGLLDRGIVTNGVYLNQGGQDVTFSGRHDFSSQTRVAGDVEYLSSYAYREAFAENFSVAVSSDILSILYGVHEWDGYAASARADRYQGLKQAAVAATPTTPAVPEEQIRIFHAPSLDFNSTEHEIGRTGLLWSVDASEAGLSRVQPDFSTGGLTQRFDLHPELSYPLGFDGWRMRASIGVRETAYSRSRQVPYNDTGIPVELPNPLNRSDLEIEGDLRAPVVERVFDSPGVEKFFGGNDVKHTIEPELTYRYVTGVNNFLSVLRFDDVDIVSDTNELEYGVTQRLFLRPVKNRPCKERPESTAQSQNWEDDIGKVQTRQIADAKDSLPSCGSHPLISWRLAQKYFFNENFGGAVINGRRNIFDTTLNFSGIAFLTEPRAISPLISRLRVRTSAHMDVEWDFDLDTGAKKFTSNNVLVDVHENNVFAGLSYARLNAPGRFYTEGVISAVSNFNQLRLLLGYGSPTKPGLGIAGNVGLDLNANNTGLVQYGAVQGSYNWDCCGFSVEVRKYELGSVRNETTERFNFTLLNIGTAGNLRRTASLF; translated from the coding sequence ATGGTGCCCGCGGCAAGTCATCCACATCTGTGGGCACAGCAGGTGACGACTCAGGCAACCCCCCTCGCAGAAGATCAGCAGTCATCATCAAGCCTGCCGGACGCACCTGGAGCCAGGCAGTATCCGGTGGCAGAAGTGCTGCCCAATAACGATGATTCCACCGACGTCACCCTCGAGTCGGACGGAGACCAGAGTAAGACAGGAAGCGTCTTCTCGCTCGACAAAAATGTAGTCATCCACTATCGAGACCGAGTGATCCAGGCCGATCACGTCGAGTTCAACGAGGACTCCGGCGAGCTCACCGCGACCGGGCATCTGCACGTAAGCGGAGGGGCGAATCACGAGGACCTCACCGCCAGCCACGGCACGATGAACCTAAAGAACCAGACGGCAACCTTCTACGATGTGACTGGCTCGGTGGGGTTGAAGGGCGCGGGCGCCGGACGTACGTTGACCTATTCGAGCAGTAACCCGTTTCTGTTTACCGGGCGCATGGTGGTGCGAACTGGGCCGCAGTCCTATGAGATTTACGATGGAACGCTGACGACCTGTCAGCTGCCAAACCCGGACTGGATGCTCAACGCTGGGAAGTTTACAGTCGACAGCGAAAAGGCGAAGGCGCAGAACAGCATCTTCCGCCTGATGAATATTCCCGTGCTGTTTCTGCCATATGTGACCCATCCGGTGGACTCGGAGCAAAGGCAGACAGGCTTCATGATTCCGGTGCCGGGGTACTCCTCGACGAAGGGATTCACGCTGGGCGAGGAGTTTTACTGGGCCATCAATCGCAGCACCGATCTGACCGTCGGAGCGCAGTACTACTCTCTGCGCGGATGGGAGCAGTCAGCGACGTTTCGATATCGCGGCCTCGGGAATAACTTTGCGAAGGCCAGATACACCGGCCTGCTCGACCGCGGCATCGTCACCAACGGTGTGTATCTCAATCAGGGTGGGCAGGATGTCACGTTTTCGGGCCGCCACGACTTCAGTTCGCAGACACGCGTGGCCGGCGATGTCGAGTATCTGAGCTCGTATGCGTATCGCGAGGCGTTTGCCGAGAACTTCAGCGTGGCAGTTTCGAGCGATATTCTTTCGATTCTCTACGGCGTGCATGAGTGGGATGGATATGCGGCGTCGGCGCGAGCGGATCGATATCAGGGGCTGAAGCAGGCAGCTGTGGCCGCGACTCCGACCACGCCAGCGGTCCCTGAAGAACAGATAAGGATCTTTCACGCGCCGTCGCTGGACTTCAACAGCACAGAGCATGAGATCGGCAGGACTGGATTGCTGTGGAGTGTTGATGCGTCTGAGGCCGGATTGTCGCGAGTGCAGCCGGATTTCTCCACCGGCGGGTTGACGCAGCGGTTCGACTTGCATCCCGAGCTCTCCTATCCGCTGGGCTTCGACGGATGGCGAATGCGGGCCTCCATTGGCGTGCGGGAGACGGCCTACAGCAGAAGCAGGCAAGTTCCCTACAACGACACCGGAATACCGGTCGAGCTGCCCAACCCGTTGAATCGATCGGATCTGGAGATTGAGGGCGACCTGCGAGCTCCAGTGGTGGAGCGGGTATTCGATTCGCCAGGAGTAGAAAAGTTCTTCGGCGGCAACGATGTGAAGCACACAATCGAACCGGAGCTCACCTACCGCTACGTCACCGGAGTCAACAATTTCCTGAGTGTTCTGCGCTTCGACGACGTCGACATCGTAAGCGATACGAATGAGCTGGAGTACGGAGTGACGCAGCGGCTGTTTCTGCGTCCAGTGAAGAATCGGCCCTGCAAGGAGAGGCCGGAGAGCACGGCACAGTCCCAGAACTGGGAGGACGACATCGGAAAGGTCCAGACCAGACAGATCGCTGATGCGAAAGATTCGCTTCCCAGCTGTGGCAGCCATCCCCTCATCAGCTGGCGGCTTGCGCAGAAGTACTTCTTCAACGAGAACTTCGGCGGCGCGGTCATCAATGGGCGACGGAACATCTTCGACACAACGCTGAACTTCTCGGGGATCGCCTTTTTGACGGAGCCTCGGGCGATCTCCCCCCTGATCTCGCGCCTGCGGGTTAGGACCTCAGCCCATATGGATGTGGAGTGGGACTTCGACCTCGATACCGGTGCCAAGAAATTCACGTCTAACAACGTGCTGGTGGACGTACACGAGAACAACGTCTTTGCCGGGTTGAGCTATGCGCGGCTCAACGCTCCCGGTCGCTTCTACACCGAGGGAGTGATCTCGGCGGTCTCGAACTTCAACCAACTGCGGCTGTTACTCGGCTACGGTTCGCCGACCAAACCAGGTCTGGGCATCGCCGGCAATGTAGGTCTGGATCTGAACGCGAACAACACCGGTCTGGTTCAATATGGGGCCGTGCAGGGGTCCTATAACTGGGACTGCTGCGGCTTCAGCGTTGAGGTTCGGAAGTACGAACTGGGCTCGGTGCGAAATGAGACGACCGAGAGATTCAACTTCACGCTCCTGAATATCGGGACCGCGGGCAATCTGCGGCGAACGGCAAGCCTGTTTTGA
- a CDS encoding SurA N-terminal domain-containing protein yields the protein MRNTEDVPSLSTDTERTFITRSFRNVSAPVVLILASGLLPIAGCNRGHNADVVATVNGHAIMQADMDKAYKLQLGDPAQQQQPSQEQADSLRLNVLRELIDEEIVEQRASKMNLTATNEEVDAKLAEMKAPYTEEQFQQRLKASNQTIDDVKHSLRRSLTINKLLNKEINSKITVTDADVTSYYNQHKAEFNLLETKYHLATIQVTSQPSPQPGNLQGSKATNDVEAKKKVQALKNRLDSGEDFGTIASNWSEQPETAPNGGDMGFVGESQLHTDPTVFTAVTKLKAGQITEILPLLDAQTKRPAGYAIYKLISRDPAGQRDVNDPRVQQAIRQQLRDVRSQLLKSAYLEMVHDQAKVENFFAEQIFKNDAH from the coding sequence ATGCGGAACACCGAGGACGTGCCGAGCTTGTCGACCGATACCGAACGTACTTTTATTACGCGCTCTTTTCGTAACGTCTCTGCTCCGGTAGTTCTGATTTTGGCGTCCGGGCTGCTGCCGATTGCAGGTTGCAATCGTGGACACAACGCGGACGTGGTCGCAACGGTGAATGGGCACGCGATTATGCAGGCTGATATGGATAAAGCTTACAAGCTCCAACTCGGAGATCCGGCTCAGCAACAACAACCCTCACAGGAACAAGCGGACTCGCTGCGACTGAATGTTTTGCGCGAGTTGATCGACGAAGAGATTGTCGAACAGCGCGCCTCGAAGATGAATTTGACTGCGACCAACGAAGAGGTTGATGCGAAGCTGGCCGAGATGAAAGCGCCCTACACGGAGGAGCAGTTTCAGCAGCGTCTCAAAGCGAGCAATCAAACCATCGATGATGTAAAACATTCGCTGCGCCGAAGTCTCACCATCAACAAGCTGTTGAATAAAGAGATCAACTCGAAGATTACCGTCACCGATGCGGATGTAACCAGCTACTACAACCAGCACAAAGCTGAGTTCAACCTGCTCGAGACTAAGTATCATCTGGCGACCATTCAGGTAACGAGTCAGCCGTCGCCGCAACCGGGAAACCTGCAGGGAAGCAAGGCCACCAACGACGTCGAAGCGAAGAAGAAAGTTCAGGCGCTGAAGAATAGGTTGGACAGCGGCGAAGACTTCGGCACGATCGCGAGCAACTGGTCGGAGCAGCCCGAAACCGCACCCAATGGCGGCGATATGGGTTTCGTCGGCGAGTCGCAACTCCATACCGATCCGACGGTCTTCACGGCAGTAACAAAGCTTAAGGCCGGCCAGATCACCGAGATTTTGCCTTTGCTCGATGCTCAGACAAAGAGGCCAGCAGGCTATGCGATCTACAAACTGATCTCGCGGGACCCCGCCGGACAGCGCGACGTGAACGATCCGCGAGTCCAGCAGGCGATCCGGCAGCAGCTTCGTGACGTACGCTCGCAGCTACTGAAGAGCGCCTACCTCGAGATGGTCCATGATCAGGCCAAGGTAGAAAACTTCTTCGCCGAACAGATTTTCAAGAACGACGCCCACTAA
- a CDS encoding CPXCG motif-containing cysteine-rich protein, with the protein MRLAMQAAGFQCAGCGEWVETTVDESAGSKQQYDEDCQVCCQPNVLTVRWDGSAQEFTITAELES; encoded by the coding sequence GTGAGGTTGGCGATGCAGGCAGCGGGGTTTCAGTGCGCAGGTTGCGGGGAGTGGGTGGAGACCACTGTCGATGAATCGGCCGGTTCGAAGCAGCAATACGACGAGGATTGCCAGGTTTGCTGCCAGCCGAACGTCCTGACAGTGCGCTGGGATGGGTCGGCACAGGAGTTTACGATCACGGCGGAGCTGGAAAGCTGA